The genomic DNA GCCATCAGCGGACAACCTCTGGAGGCCAGCGTGGCGCCTGACGAGAACAGTGCGCGGGCCGCACTCAGCACTGCGGACACCTCCGCGGTGTTCGTGGTCGACCCGGCCGGCACCGGCGACCGGTTGCTGATCGCCTCCGCGGGCGGAACCTCGGTGTCCGGGGCCGTCGAACAGATCTTCCAGCGGGTGGCCCAGTCCGAGGGCAGGACGGTGACGGTGGACGACGTGGTTCCGCTGGAGCCCGGTGACGGACGCGGACTGAGCGGCTTCTACCTCGTCATCGGCTGGGCTGTCGGCGGCTACCTGTTCGCCTCCATGCTCGGGGTGGCCAAGGGAGCGCGACCGGCCACGTTCCCGCGTGCGGTGTGGCGGCTGGGGGCAACGTTGCCCTACAGCCTTGCCTCGGGCGTGGGCGGCGCACTGGTGGCCGGGCCTTTGTTGGGTGCGCTCACCGGTCATGTGTGGGCGCTGGCCGGGGTCGGAACGCTGGTGGTGCTCGCGGCGGCGTCGGTGACCATGGCGTTCCAGATGTTGTTCGGGACGTTGGGGATCGCCTTGACGGTGTTGGTTTTTGTCATCCTCGGCAACCCGTCCGCCGGCGGCGCCTATCAGCCTGCGCTGCTACCGCCGTTCTGGCGGGCGCTGCACAATGTGCTGCCCAACGGCGCCGGAACGGACGCGGTGCGTGCCATCGCCTACTTCGGCGGCCACGGCACGGCAGGCCCGATCGCGGTGCTCGCGGTGTGGTCGGCAGCCGGCATCGTGGCATCGCTGGCCGCCGCGGCGCTGGCGAGCCGTCGACGGTCCCGCACCGCCGCCGAGCACCGTCGGCAGCTGCACGAGAGGCAGTTGGCTTCCGCGTGATCAGCGCAGCCGCAGGCCCCGCGGCGTCCGGCTGAACCCCGCCGCGGTCAGCGCGGCGGACACCGCGGCGTGGTCAGCGCCGGGGTCCAGCACGGCCGCACCGTTGATCCGTTCGACCAGCAGGCCGTCCACGCGGCGCTGGGTCACCAGGTCCGACAGCGCCGCGGCGGCGACATTGAGCGCCTCGGGGTCGGCGGTGAAGCTCAGCAGTGAGCGGCCACCACGTTCCAGGAACCAGGCCAGCTCGCCGTCGACCA from Mycolicibacterium tokaiense includes the following:
- a CDS encoding DUF3533 domain-containing protein, with protein sequence MSKHERSESLREGLRDAVSPRTLFLGVGVLLLQFGFILSYLGAFHAPTPQRIPVQVVAPTQVSQSAVDRLNAISGQPLEASVAPDENSARAALSTADTSAVFVVDPAGTGDRLLIASAGGTSVSGAVEQIFQRVAQSEGRTVTVDDVVPLEPGDGRGLSGFYLVIGWAVGGYLFASMLGVAKGARPATFPRAVWRLGATLPYSLASGVGGALVAGPLLGALTGHVWALAGVGTLVVLAAASVTMAFQMLFGTLGIALTVLVFVILGNPSAGGAYQPALLPPFWRALHNVLPNGAGTDAVRAIAYFGGHGTAGPIAVLAVWSAAGIVASLAAAALASRRRSRTAAEHRRQLHERQLASA